One window from the genome of Micromonospora aurantiaca ATCC 27029 encodes:
- a CDS encoding GH12 family glycosyl hydrolase domain-containing protein — MKRPLRALAAAGLLAAGTLVAVALGGTASADTQICEQYGSTTIGGKYVVQNNRWGTSAQQCINVTSTGFSITRADGSAPTNGAPVAYPSIFVGCHYTNCSPGTNLPVQVKNISSAPSSISYNYVSGAIFNASYDIWLDPSPKRDGVNQMEIMIWLNRQGSIQPIGSPVGTASIAGRTWEVWRGSNGSNNVISYLSPSAIPSFSFDAMAFINDTRNRGAITNDWYLTSIQAGFEPWQGGVGLAVNSFSQSVNTGSNPPPTSAPPTTSAPTTPPPSGGASCTVTYKAANVWNNGFTADVTVKNTGSGTINGWTLNYNLPSGQTVTNAWNATVSQSGSAVTARNAGYNGTLAPGASTSFGYQATLNGSYSAPSSFTLNGSTCARG, encoded by the coding sequence ATGAAGCGTCCACTCAGGGCCCTCGCGGCAGCCGGACTGCTGGCCGCCGGCACCCTCGTCGCCGTCGCGCTCGGCGGCACCGCCTCCGCCGACACCCAGATCTGCGAGCAGTACGGCTCGACCACCATCGGCGGCAAGTACGTGGTGCAGAACAACCGCTGGGGCACCAGTGCCCAGCAGTGCATCAACGTCACCTCGACCGGCTTCTCGATCACCCGCGCGGACGGCTCCGCGCCGACCAACGGGGCACCGGTCGCGTACCCGTCGATCTTCGTGGGCTGCCACTACACCAACTGCTCGCCCGGCACGAACCTGCCGGTGCAGGTGAAGAACATCAGCAGCGCACCGTCCAGCATCAGCTACAACTACGTCAGCGGCGCGATCTTCAACGCGTCGTACGACATCTGGCTCGACCCGTCGCCCAAGCGCGACGGCGTGAACCAGATGGAGATCATGATCTGGCTCAACCGGCAGGGCTCGATCCAGCCCATCGGCTCCCCGGTCGGCACCGCCAGCATCGCCGGCCGCACCTGGGAGGTCTGGCGCGGCAGCAACGGCTCCAACAACGTCATCTCGTACCTGTCGCCGTCGGCCATCCCCAGCTTCAGCTTCGACGCGATGGCGTTCATCAACGACACCCGTAACCGGGGTGCGATCACCAACGACTGGTACCTGACCAGCATCCAGGCCGGCTTCGAGCCGTGGCAGGGCGGCGTCGGGCTCGCGGTGAACTCGTTCTCGCAGAGCGTCAACACCGGCTCGAACCCGCCGCCCACGTCGGCGCCGCCGACCACGTCGGCGCCGACCACGCCCCCGCCGTCGGGCGGCGCGTCGTGCACCGTCACCTACAAGGCGGCGAACGTGTGGAACAACGGCTTCACCGCCGACGTGACGGTCAAGAACACCGGCTCCGGCACGATCAACGGCTGGACGCTGAACTACAACCTGCCCTCCGGGCAGACAGTCACCAACGCGTGGAACGCCACCGTGAGCCAGAGCGGCTCGGCGGTGACCGCCCGCAACGCCGGCTACAACGGCACGCTGGCGCCCGGCGCGTCGACCAGCTTCGGCTACCAGGCGACGCTGAACGGCAGCTACTCCGCGCCGAGCAGCTTCACGCTCAACGGCTCCACCTGCGCCCGCGGCTGA